The following proteins are co-located in the Coleofasciculus chthonoplastes PCC 7420 genome:
- a CDS encoding ATP-binding protein, translating to MTQAQSEADISPDECSIQLAETVTELSTTLEELQAAVEEIQERNQEISAAHQATENERRKYQELFEFAPDGYFITDASGTIQDANQAAATLLNIEKRRLIGKPLAVFIADTSKRTFLSQLNQLTHLSSPDFPTTLLYRDWEIFIKPRQSEPFPAEISISAILNPQSEIVGLRWLIRDMTYRHQAESLRRELEAEKEFSELKSRFIQTVSHEFRTPLNMIYVSAQLLARSHDGLTEEKCNQLLQRTDKAVRRITKILDDVLVFSKASADKLELNPTLLDLEQFCQTLVEDYQVIAGSSKTLQFNAPGTKHSVCLDEKLLYQILGNLLSNAINYSQPNSTITLTLTYPDHTVCFQIQDQGIGIPREDIPRLFDPFHRARNVSNLPGTGLGLSIVKKAIEIHGGTINVHSEVGIGTTFTVTLPLDL from the coding sequence TTGACACAGGCTCAATCTGAAGCTGACATTTCACCCGATGAATGCTCAATTCAGCTAGCCGAAACCGTTACTGAACTATCCACCACCCTAGAAGAATTACAAGCCGCCGTCGAAGAAATCCAAGAACGGAATCAGGAAATCTCCGCAGCGCATCAAGCCACAGAAAATGAACGCCGAAAGTATCAAGAACTCTTTGAATTCGCCCCCGACGGCTATTTCATCACCGACGCATCCGGTACAATCCAAGACGCCAACCAAGCCGCCGCCACCCTGTTGAATATAGAAAAACGGCGTCTCATCGGCAAACCCCTAGCTGTGTTTATTGCTGATACAAGCAAACGCACCTTTCTCAGTCAACTCAACCAACTCACCCACTTATCCTCCCCCGACTTTCCCACCACCCTACTCTACCGAGACTGGGAAATATTCATTAAACCGCGCCAGAGTGAACCATTCCCGGCGGAGATTTCCATCTCAGCCATTCTCAATCCCCAATCAGAAATCGTGGGATTGCGCTGGTTAATTCGGGACATGACCTATCGCCATCAAGCCGAAAGCCTACGCCGAGAATTAGAAGCCGAAAAAGAATTCAGCGAACTCAAATCTCGCTTCATCCAAACCGTCTCCCACGAATTCCGCACCCCCCTGAACATGATATACGTTTCCGCCCAACTCCTCGCCCGTTCTCACGACGGCTTAACCGAAGAAAAATGCAATCAATTACTGCAACGAACCGATAAAGCTGTGCGGCGAATTACCAAAATACTCGATGACGTTCTTGTCTTCAGCAAAGCCAGCGCCGACAAACTCGAACTCAACCCTACATTACTGGACTTAGAACAATTCTGCCAAACCCTTGTCGAAGACTATCAAGTCATCGCCGGTAGCAGTAAAACCCTACAATTCAACGCCCCCGGAACCAAGCACAGCGTTTGCCTCGACGAAAAACTCCTCTATCAAATACTCGGCAATCTCTTATCCAACGCCATCAACTATTCCCAGCCCAACAGCACCATAACCCTCACCCTAACCTACCCAGATCATACAGTATGCTTTCAGATCCAAGATCAAGGAATCGGCATACCCAGAGAAGACATTCCCCGACTCTTTGACCCCTTCCACCGGGCGAGAAACGTCAGCAACCTACCCGGAACCGGGCTGGGATTATCCATCGTCAAAAAAGCCATCGAAATCCACGGTGGAACCATCAACGTCCACAGTGAAGTCGGCATCGGCACAACCTTCACCGTCACCCTACCCTTAGATTTGTAG